Within the Methanobrevibacter sp. genome, the region GATTTTATCCTTTTGAATACTTTTTTTCTTTTATTTTCAATTTTAATTATTTTTTTAAATATTATATAGTAAAAGATATATATATTGCACAACAAAAATAAGTTCACCATGGTGATTAATTATGGCAGAGATATCAGACGCAATCGCAATGATAAAAAAAGCAGAATCAGATGCTGAACAACTTATTGCGGATTCACAAGCGCAATCAAAAGATATGATTGCTGAAGCTAACTTAAAAGCTGAAGAGTCCGTCTCTGAAGTTAAAATTGCAGCAGAAGAGGAAGCTCAAAAAACTGTTTTTGATGCAGAAGATAAAGCTAAAAAAGAAGCACAATCTATCTCAGAACAGTCCCAAATTGATGTCAAATCTTTAAAAGACAAAGCAATGGGAAATGTTGATGAAGCTGCTTCTATTATTGTCAAAAATATATTGTAGTGTGAGTTTATATGTTCAAGACAGCTAGAATGCGTAAAATTAGAATTGTTACACTTGATAAGTATGTAGCACCTACAGTGGATGCTCTCCACGAATCCGGTCTCATACAAGTCAGTGATATTTCTGAAAGCGTTCAGCAAGATCCTGAATTAGCAGAATTAGTAACTCCTTCAAAAGCTACACATTATACTGGTAAGTTATCTTCACTTCTTATGAAAACAAACGGTATATCTGAACTATTAGGAAATTCTATATCAGAAGGCCATGGGTTAAAAGACACATTGATGTCTTTTATTAGTCCTGATATGCCAGTTCAAAAAGAAGTAGAGAGATTAGATACTCCTGCTTTCATTGAAAAAGCTGAAGAAACTTTAGCTAAGGTGGAAAGTAAAACTAGCGTTATTGAAGGCAAACTTGCTGCACTCGACTCAGAAACAAGTGAACTAAAGTCTAATAAAAGTTTGGCTAATCGTTTAATTAATTTTGACAGTGATTTGGCGCTTTTAAAAGATTCAAAGTACACTTCTACTACTGTTGGAAGGATTAATGCTGAATCTACTTCAGAAATCAAAAATGAATTAAGTAACTTGACTGATGAATTAGAAATATTTACTGTTCCTATGACTGGCGATGATGGTTTAATCGTCATTGTAGTGACATTAAAAGAATTTAGTGATGATGTTTATTCAACACTTCGTAAATTCGACTTTGAGAAAATTGAAGTAGGCGATGTTGAAGGTACTCCTCAACATGTTATTTCAAGTGCTGATTCTCGTTTATTAACCATTGAATCAGAACGTGCTGCTGTTAAAAATGAATTAAGAGCAGTCGCTGAACAATGGGACGATGAAATCTTAGCTCTCAAAGAACAATTAGAAAATGAAAAAGATAAGAACGAAATTCTTTCATCCTTTGTTCAAACTAAAGATGCTTACATTCTTGAAGCATGGGTACCTGTAAAAGATACTGAAGAAGTTGAACAATTAGTTGAAAAAAGTTCTGAGGGACATTGTGCCTTTGAAACTATTGAAATTGAAGGTACTGATGATGAAGATGTTCCTATTTTACAACAAAATGGATGGTATGCAAAACCTTTCGAATTCCTCGTAGACATGTACTCTCCAGTACGTTACAACGAGATTGATCCAACAATATTTGTTGCAATCACATTCCCATTCTTCTTCGGTTTCTGTTTAACCGATGCAGTTTATGGATTAGTTGTATCCGCAATTGGTGTAGTAATGATTAAAGGAATCGGTAAAGTTAAAGAATCTATGAAATCCTTCGGTTGGATTTTAGTTTGGTCCGGTCTATGGGCTGTAATACTAGGTTTGATAACTAACGGTTTCATTGGGGACTTCCCAGAAAGAATTGCTGGATTCCGTTTACCAACCGTATTTGCTCCAGTTGAAGCATTCAAACACCCAGATACTATTTTATTAATAGCTATCGCAGTTGGTCTTATTTACACCAACATCGGTTTCATTATTGGTGCTATTGACAACTTAAGATACGGTAATGTAAAAGAGGCTATCGGATCTCAAATCTGTTGGTTTGTTTTCGAAGCTGGTATTATTCTCTTCGCTTTAGGTTACATGATGCCTGCAGTTGGTATGGCTGGTATGGCTTTAGGAGGAATTTTAATTATTGCAACTATTGGAATGTTAGTATGGGCTAATGGTGCATACGGTGTAATGGATATTTTCGGTTACATGGGAGATATTTTATCCTACGCACGTCTTTTAGCATTATGTTTAGCTACTGGTGGTATTGCTATGACAGTAAACATCTTAGCACAAATGTTAAACAACATGATTCCATATGCAGGTATTGTACTTGCTATTGTAGTGTTCATTGGTGGACACATTGCAAACTTCGCTTTCCAAGTATTAGGTGCATTTATTAACGCTTTACGTCTTAACTATGTAGAGTTCTTCTCACAATTCTTCATGAGTGGTAAAGGAAAATTCGAAGCTTTCAAAGCAAATAGAACATTTACAAAACTTAAATAAATTAAAAATTTTTCATTTATATTTAAATTAAAATTATAAAATCAATATTATTTCAAAGGTGAATTAAATATGGTAGAAATTGCTTTAGGTACTGCTTTAGCAGCTATTGGTGCTGGAGTAGCAATTGGATTTGCCGGTTTAGGTTCCGGTTTAGGGCAAGGTATGGCAGCTGCTGGTTCTGTAGGAGCAGTAGCAGAAGACAATGACATGTTTGCAAGAGGTATTATTTTCTCTGCATTACCAGAAACTCAGGCTATTTACGGGTTCTTGGTTGCAATCTTATTATTAGTATTCTCAGGATTATTAGGTGGAGGACAAGGTTTACCTACCGAAGCAGGTATCGTAGCTATCGGTGTAGGTGCATCCATCGGTTTCGCTGGTTTAGGTTCCGGTATGGGACAAGGTATGGCAGCAGCATCCTCTGTAGGTGCTATCGTAGAAGACAATGATATGTTTGCTCGTGGTATTATTTTCTCAGCATTACCAGAGACACAAGCTATTTACGGTTTCTTGATTGCTATTTTACTTATGGTATTCGGTGGAATCTTAGGTTAAGGAGGCATTTTATATGTCAGGCACAGATAAAATTGTTTCAAGCATTATGTCTGAAGCCCAAGAGAAAGCTGATGTAATCATTCAAGAGGTTACTGCAGAAGTTTCAGCTATTCAAGCAAAAGCTGATAAAACTGCTGAAGTTGAAAAAACAAGAATCTTAGAAAATGGTAAAAAACAATCTGATATGAGATATCAGCAAATTATCTCTGAAGCTAAGATGAATGCTCGTAGAGCAAAATTAGGCGCAAAAGAGGAAGTAATTGAAGCTGCTTTCAGTCAAGCTGTTGGCGAATTAAAAGAAAAAGCTTCTTCCAGAAGTGCAGATTACGAAGATTCATTAATTAAAATGATTAAAGAAGCTGCTGATGAAATTGGTACTGACGATTTAATTATTCAATTAAATGAAGCTGACACAAATCAATTTAAAAGTGAAATATCTCCAGGTAATACTTTTGAAGTTGAAGGAATCAAATTCGAATTAGGAGAACCTATCAATGCTATTGGTGGAGCAATCTTAAAAACCAGTAATGGAGATATTGAAGTAAATAACACTATTGAAGCAAGATTAGAAAGATTTAAAAGTATCTTACGTAGTGAAGTTGCTAATGTATTATTTAAATAAATTAGGAGGATAAATTATGGCAGATCAAATTGCTACTTTAATAAGTTCTGCAGGACTTACACAAGAAACATTCTTAGTATTCTGTGTAATCTCATTACTTGTTGTTGGTGCAGTAGTAGTAATCATTACATCTAGACCAATTTTGGACATTTATCCTTATCTTAATCCAAGTGCAAGAGTAAGAGCTAGAAAAGGAAGATTATTTGACGAAAAACAAATTTCTGAAATTGTTGAAACCAACAATGTTGAAGAAGTTGAAAATTACCTCAAAGGTGTTCCTGAATATGCTGATGTTTTAGATGAATATCCACTTGACAAAGCATTAGACGTTGAACGTGCTAATACTTATGACCTTGTTGCAAGATTAGTTCCTAAAGATATCAAAGCTCCTTTCGCAGTAATGTCTAAAAAAGCAGATATTGATAATATCAAAAGCCTTTTAACTGCAAAAGAAGTTGGCTATGACGCTGATGAAACCAAAGAATTATTAATTCCTTGCGGTGCATTATACAGTGACTTAGAATCTTTAGCTGATGCTGAAAACGTAACTGATGTTATTACAAGTTTAGATAACACTGAATATGCTGCAGTTTTAGAAGATGCTCTTCCACAATATGAAGATACTAAAATGATTCTTCCATTAGAATCTGCTTTAGATAAATATTACTTGGGCAAATTATTACGTTCTACTGATGTTCCTTCCGATGAAAATAAACAAATATTATACGCATATGTAGGAACTCAAGTGGATGTAGCTAATCTTAAACTAATTATAAGGGCTAAAGAAGATGGCCTTGATTATGATGCAATCTCTCCTTATATATTAGATGAAGGATACCAATTACGTGAATGGAAACTTAAAGATTTAATGGAATCTCCTGATGTTACAAATGTAGTATCTGGATTAGAAGGTACCAAATACTCTAGTGCATTAACTGATGTAATGCCAGTTTACAACGAAACTGGATCAGTTGCAGTATTCGAAAAAGCATTAGATGTTTACGCTTCTGAATATTCAAAATCTTTAGCATCTAAAAAACCATTAGGTATTGGTCCAATTATTGGTTATTTAAGTCAAAAAGAAAACGAAATTAAAAATTTAAAAATTATTGCAAGAGCAAAAAGAGAAGCAGACTTCCCTAATGCTAAAATCATGGAGATGTTAATATGAGTTCAGTAGCAGTTATTGGTGATATTGACACCGTTTCTGGTTTTAGACTTGGTGGTGTCAAACAAGCAGTTGTTGTTAAAACTGCTGAAGAAGCTATTGCAGCTTTTGATAAATTTTTAGAAGACGAAATTTCAATTATTATCATTACTCAATTAATGGCAAATGAAATAAGAGAACATATTAATAGAAAAATTGGTTCAAGTGTTTTACCAATGATAATTGAAATACCTGATAAAGATGGGTCCTCTGAAGGATCATCTGATCAAATAAATGACCTTATTAGAAGAGTTATCGGGGTAGAGATGGTTAAATGATTATTGAAGGAAATATTATTAAGATTGCTGGGCCTGTTATTGTCGCAGATGGTATGAGAGGGGCTCAGATGCTTGAGATGGTTAGGGTCGGTAACGAAAAGCTTATTGGAGAAATCATTGAGCTTGAAGGTGACACCGCAACTATCCAAGTATATGAAGAAACAGCAGGTATCCAACCTGGTGAAGTAGTTGAATGTACTGGTGGAGCATTATCCGTAGAACTCGGTCCTGGTGTAATGAGTTCCATTTTCGATGGTATCCAAAGACCTTTAAGAATCATCAGAGAAGCTTCTGGTGATTTCATTGCTAGAGGTATTGATGTAGATTCCATTAACAAAGAGAAAAAATGGGAATTCAAACCTGTTGCTAAAGTTGGAGATGTTTTAAAAGCTGGAGATGTACTTGGTGAAGTACAAGAAACCTCTGCAGTATTACACAAAATTATGGTTCCTCCTGCACTTGAAGGTGAAGTTACTGAAATTGCAGCTGAAGGAGAATACACCATTTTAGAAGATATTGCTGAAGTTGGCGGTCAAAAAGTACAAATGCTCCAAAAATGGCCTGTTAAAAAAAGCCGTCCTTATGTAAGGAAATTAGATCCAGATGTACCTTTAGTAACTGGTCAAAGAGCACAAGATACTTTCTTCTCCGTAGCTAAAGGAGGAGCAGCAGCTATCCCTGGTCCTTTCGGATCTGGTAAAACTGTTACCCAACAACAATTAGCTAAATGGGCAGATGCAGATATCGTTGTATACATCGGATGTGGAGAACGTGGTAACGAAATGACTGAAGTACTTACCGAATTCCCATACCTCGAAGACCCTAAAACTGGTAACCCATTAATGGACAGAACTGTTCTTATCGCAAACACTTCAAACATGCCGGTAGCAGCTCGTGAAGCATGTGTATATACTGGTATTACTATTGCTGAATACTACCGTGACCAAGGTTACGATGTAGCACTTATGGCTGATTCAACCTCAAGATGGGCTGAAGCTATGAGGGAGATTTCTGGAAGATTAGAAGAAATGCCTGGGGAAGAAGGTTACCCTGCATACTTAGCATCCAGATTAGCTCAATTCTACGAAAGAGCAGGAAGAGTAGAAACTATCGGTTCAGAACCTCATGTAGCATCTATTTCCGTAGTTGGTGCAGTATCCCCTCCTGGTGGGGACTTATCCGAACCTGTTACTCAAAACACCTTACGTATCTGTAAAGTGTTCTGGGCATTAGACGCATCTCTCGCAGATAAACGTCACTTCCCTTCAATTGACTGGTTACAAAGTTATTCTTTATACGTAGACAGTATTGAAGGTTGGTGGGCTGAAAACGTAGCTGCAGACTGGAGAGCAACTCGTGACCAAGCTATGAGCTTATTACAAAAAGAATCTGAGTTACAAGAAATTGTACAATTAGTTGGTCCTGATGCTTTACCTGAAACTGACCAAGCTACTTTAGAAACTACCCGTATGTTAAGAGAAGACTTCTTACAACAAAACGCATTTGACGAAGTGGACACCTACTGTGCTCCTACTAAACAATACCAAATGTTAAAAACCATTCTCTTATTCTACAAAGAATCTCTTGCAGCTGTTAACAGAGGAGCTCCAATTTCAACAATTGCTTCCTTACCTGTTAAAGAAGAAATCGGTAAAATGAAATACATCCCACAAGATGAATTTGATGCAAAAATTGCAGATATTCAAGCTGCAGTTGTAAAACAATGCAGTGAGGCTTAAACATGAATACAAATATTAAAACTAGAGAATATACTACTGTATCCGAAGTCTCAGGTCCTTTAATGGTTGTTGAAGGAGTAGAAGGCGTTGGTTACAACGAAATCGTAGATATTGAAACACCTACTGGTGAAAAAAGAAGTGGACAAGTTCTTGAAGTAACTAAAGACATTGCTGTTATCCAAGTATTCGAAGGAACCACTGACTTAAACACTAAAGATACCAAAACCAGATTCACTGGTCAAACCGCAAAAATCGGTGTATCCAGAGACATGATGGGTCGTATCTTTAACGGTATCGGTAAACCTATTGACGGTGGACCAGAAATTATTCCAGATGAAGAATTAGATATTAATGGGGCTCCTATGAACCCTGCTTCTCGTGAATTCCCTGAAGAATTTATTCAAACTGGTATCTCTACCATTGACGCAATGAACACATTAGTAAGGGGACAAAAACTCCCTATTTTCTCAGGATCTGGTTTACCTCACAACGATTTAGCTGTTCAAATCGCTAGACAAGCTAAAGTATTAGGTGCTGACGATGAATTCGCAGTAATTTTCGCAGCTATGGGTATTACCAACGAAGAAGCAAACTTCTTCATGAGAGACTTCGAACGTACTGGAGCATTAGAAAAATTAACCGTATTCATGAACTTAGCAGACGACCCTGCTATTGAAAGAATCTTAACTCCAAAAATGGCTTTAACTACTGCTGAATACTACGCATTCACCTTAGGTATGCAAGTATTAGTTATCTTAACTGATATGACCAACTACTGTGAAGCTTTAAGGGAAATTTCCGCAGCAAGAGAAGAAGTACCTGGAAGAAGAGGTTACCCTGGTTACATGTACACTGACCTCGCAGGTATCTATGAAAGAGCAGGACGTATTGACGGTAAAGAAGGTTCCATTACTCAAATGCCTATCTTAGTTATGCCTCAAGACGATATTACACACCCAATTCCTGATTTAACCGGTTATATTACCGAAGGACAAATTGTATTAAGTAGGGAACTCTCAAGGAAAGGTATTTACCCTCCTGTAGACGTACTTCCTTCACTTTCTCGTTTGATGAGTGGTGGTATTGGTGGAGACAAAACTAGGGATGACCACAGTGGTGTATCTGACCAACTCTATTCTGCATATGCAGAAGGTCGTGAATTAAGAGACTTAGTAGCAGTTGTAGGGGAAGAAGCACTTACTGAAAGAGATCAAAAATTCTTAGAATTTGCTCAAGCATTTGAAGACCAATTCATTACCCAAAGTAAAGATGAAGATAGATCCATCTTCGAATCATTAGATCTCGGTTGGAACTTACTCAAAATCTTACCTAAAGCTGAGCTCAAAAGGGTTAAAGAAGAATTTATTGAACAATACCTTCCTAAAGATGAATAATCTCATTACATTTAATGTAGGTGATTAAATGGCACAAGATATTATAGATGGAATTAATCCAACTCGTATGGAATTGTTATCTCTTAAAAACAGGACTAAACTTGCTGTTAAAGGGCACGGTTTACTCAAAGAAAAAAGAGATGCTTTAATTAAAGAGTTTTTTGATATCTTGGATCGTGTCAAAGGTATTCGTGAAAATGCAGAAAAAAGTCTTAAAGAAGCAAATGATGCTTTACTTGAAGCTCAAATTGCTATGGGTGACTTAGCTGTTAGAAAAGCAGCATTATCCGTTAAAGAATCTATTGATGTAGAAATTTCATCAAGAAGTGTTATGGGTGTTGCTGTACCTGTAACTGATGTTAAAATGGAAGAAAGATCCATTATTGACAGAGGTTATGGTTTTGCTGACACTACTATCCAATTAGACGAAGCTGCTAAAAAATTCGAGGAATCATTAAAGTATTTAATCGAACTTGGTGAAGTAGAAAAAACTATTTTCTTACTTGCTGAAGAAATCGAAGCTACTAAACGTAGAGTAAATGCTTTAGAACACATTATGATTCCTAGATTCCAAAATACTGAAAAGTATATTGATATGAGACTCCAAGAAATGGAAAGGGAAAACTTCGTAAGATTGAAAATGATTAGATCTACTATTGAGAAAAATGAAAAAGCTGCTGCTGAAGCGGCTGCCGCAGAAAATGCAGAATAATTTTTCTTATTCTTTTCATTTTCTTCTATTTTTTATTATTTTTTTAATTAAAGTTCAAATTATTGTTTATTTTTAAAATAAGTTATTTTAAGTTAGTTACTGTAAGAAATATTTTTTTCTAGAAAATGGTGTAAATATGAAAAGAAATCCAATTGACCAATTTATGAAAGACCCAGACAATAAGGCAAAAGTATTTATCTGGATTACTCGTGCAATGATTATAACTACTTTTATGATAACAATTGGAGTTATATTATTTATTCTATATCTAGTTGGCATAATTTAGCTTTGCTATTAACTTTTTTACTAGATAATTCTACTTTTTCATATAATTTTTTGAAATCTTCATCACTGTCGATGATTGTAAGCAATGGTTCTGATTTTTCAGTTATTGATCCGATATGTGGCAAGTCATAGATATTGTCCAAATCTATTTTTTCATATTTCATTCTTGTTGGTGAATAGACAATTTTTTTATACGAATAACATTTTGGTTCAGGAACATCAATGATTTCACCCTGGCAGGATTTGATGTGTGCATCAAGCATATTTATTCCAAGAGTTCTTTCAACACATTCAAATGTCCCTTGAAGTCTTGCATTAAGTTCAATGATATATAATCCATTTTCATTAAGGATATAGTCAACACCATTTGAACCAATTAAATTGAATTTATTAGCCAATTTCTCTGAAGTTTCATTCATTTCATTATTGATATTGGTCATGTCATTAACATCTGCCATTATTGATTCATTTGTTAAGGGTAGGATGTTACCGACATATATGAAACTGTTACTTTTTCCAAAATCGTCTTCAGTTAATAATCTTGAGTTGGTTATTGTCTTTGCTTCACTTCCAGTTGATAAAATTGATGAACTTACATTAATTCCTGTAACATATTCTTGCAAGATGAATTCACTATCATCAAATTGCAAATCTTTTGCATTATCTAAAAGATTTATATTATATCCACCACTTCCTTGAATGGGTTTTAAAATAAATTGATTGTCTGGATGACTTTTACTAATTTCAAATGCTTCATCTATATCAGACAACCTAAAAGTCATAGGAGTTAAAAATTCATTTTTAATTTTTTTGAAGAATTTGAATTTGTTTTCAATGTCTCCAACTTCTGTTGTCCCTAAAATTTTTCTTTTATGTTCCTTGGAAAAATCACTAGGTGACACACCGGAAATTGGAATGATGTAGTCAACTTCATCGAGATATTCTTTTGAAAATTCTAAAATATCTATATTGTTGAATTGATCTTCGAATTCACCGCAGCTTTCACCATTTTTCTCGTTTAAGATGATTTTCTGGTTTTTGATGGTTTGGGTATCTGAAGTTGAAAAATAACTAGTAGAAAATAATTCAAAATCAAGCTGGAGTGCACTATTAATCATTGCTCTTGTATCAATTCCAATAAGTAATAGTTTTTCCATAAAATATCAAGTAAAAAAAGTTTATAAAAGTAATAGTCCCGAGCGGAGTCGAACCGCCGTCTCCGGGTCCAAAGCCTAGAAGGATTACCACTACCCTACGGGACTATACATGTTGTAACACATACAACATTTAATATATATTTATTATGTACTATTTATAGTTATCGGTTATTTGTTACTTTTTGATAAAATAAATGTTTTATAGGTTTTCAATATTTTTTCTATTTTCATAATAATATTATTACTCAAGTTTTTGATAAAACAAACATTCTTCATGCCACACACATTTGGAACAAACTTTTGATATACTTTCTTTTGTATTGAAAATTGTATCAATTTTTTCAAATAATTCAACTGAATTATATTCTCGTTTTTCCAGGTGATTCAATACTTCATTGTCCATACTTATGATTCTTTCGTTTTGATCTTCATTTTCACATATGTTATTCTTTAGATTTGGACATGATTTACAGATATCATCCGATGAATTTGTTAGTTTAACGGTAGTTTCCTTTAATTTCCTTTTATCATTAACAGAGATCATATTTTTTGTAAATTCTTCGCTATATCCATAGCCCTGAAAACCCTTAAGACACAACAAATGGTGTCCTCTTAAAATAAGTGTCATAAAAAATCAATTAATTAAAATAAATAAAAAAAGAAAGGTTGTGAAACCTTTTTAGTCTTTTGGTAAACATACTTTGGAAACAGATGCTGCACCTAAGATTTTTACAATATCTCCAGCGATAAATGGTACAAGACCCATCATTAAAAGGTCAACAATCCCAACGGTTGCACCTTGGGTTAAGCTTAACCATAATGCAAGACCTAAAAGTCCTGGAATGTAGATTAATGCAAAGTTTGCAACACCGATCACGGTTGCCATTCTAGTAAAGTTACGTGCATGAGCATATTTTTCAGTTATTGCTCCAACAAAGTATGATGCAATAACAAATCCAACAAGGAATCCTCCTGTGGATCCAAGTAATGTTTCAACTCCACCAGTCATTCCTCCGAACCATGGGATGAATGCTACACCTAAAACAACGTATAAAACTTGACTTAAACATCCATATTTTTTACCTAAAAATAATCCTGAGCATAATACTGCAAAGGTTTGTGCAGTAACTGGAACTGGGGTCCATGGAAGTGGAATAATAATTTGCGCCATTATACCAGTAAAACATGCCATCATTAATGACATAAGCACTTTGGTTGCAGTATTAGCATCTTGTACTCTTTCAAAAACGTTTTTTCTAGTACTGTAGTAATTTTCAATATTAATATTCAATTATATTCCTCCAAATACGAAAATAGAAATAAATGAGAATTGGTTAATTCTCAAGTTAGTTAATAGTTATAATTTTAACGTTATGTGGTTTTTTAACTATATTAACGGATTTAAATGCGACTAATTTTTCAATGCCTTTTTCTGAAGCTGCATCAACTAATCTTTGGCTGATTACACCATCGAATATTACAGCATCAGCAGTTCCTTCTATGTTTTTAATTTCTTCATAGATGTTTTCTACTTCAACTTCTTTAGTCATATTTAATGCTTCGTCTAAAATAGCTCCAATACCAGTGCCTTCGAATTCTCTAAGCATGTCTTTCATTAAGCTTACTTCGTCATCTTCCATAACTGGTTCTTCGACACGTGGTTCTTCACGATGGTGGTTGTTGTATTTTTGTTTTTTGTCATGTCTGTTGTCGTGTTTTCTTTCGTGTCTGTTGTTACGGTTTTTTCCGTGTTCTTTTTTAGGATTGTCATTTAAGATGTTTGTTGTAGCGAGGAATTGTGCAGTAGGGACTTTGTCTCTGAGTGCAACTAAAACTTCGTCTTTTTCTAAATCTTCAACTTCTTTTCCTTTTGGAGCACGGGTAATGAAGTCAACTTCACCAATTTGTAATAATTCTTTTAAGATGAGTTCTCCACCTCTGTCTCCGTCAACAAATGCGGTGGTAGTTCTTTTTTTACTTAACTCACCAATAGAACGAGGTACACTTACACCTTCAACAGCTACGGTGTTTTTGATACCATATTTGAGTAAGTTTAAAACATCGCTACGTCCTTCTACTACGATAATTGCATCGGATGAGTGGATAGTAGGACCAGCAGGTAAACGATCTTCACCATATTCAGAG harbors:
- a CDS encoding V-type ATP synthase subunit B, with the translated sequence MNTNIKTREYTTVSEVSGPLMVVEGVEGVGYNEIVDIETPTGEKRSGQVLEVTKDIAVIQVFEGTTDLNTKDTKTRFTGQTAKIGVSRDMMGRIFNGIGKPIDGGPEIIPDEELDINGAPMNPASREFPEEFIQTGISTIDAMNTLVRGQKLPIFSGSGLPHNDLAVQIARQAKVLGADDEFAVIFAAMGITNEEANFFMRDFERTGALEKLTVFMNLADDPAIERILTPKMALTTAEYYAFTLGMQVLVILTDMTNYCEALREISAAREEVPGRRGYPGYMYTDLAGIYERAGRIDGKEGSITQMPILVMPQDDITHPIPDLTGYITEGQIVLSRELSRKGIYPPVDVLPSLSRLMSGGIGGDKTRDDHSGVSDQLYSAYAEGRELRDLVAVVGEEALTERDQKFLEFAQAFEDQFITQSKDEDRSIFESLDLGWNLLKILPKAELKRVKEEFIEQYLPKDE
- a CDS encoding V-type ATP synthase subunit C, which produces MADQIATLISSAGLTQETFLVFCVISLLVVGAVVVIITSRPILDIYPYLNPSARVRARKGRLFDEKQISEIVETNNVEEVENYLKGVPEYADVLDEYPLDKALDVERANTYDLVARLVPKDIKAPFAVMSKKADIDNIKSLLTAKEVGYDADETKELLIPCGALYSDLESLADAENVTDVITSLDNTEYAAVLEDALPQYEDTKMILPLESALDKYYLGKLLRSTDVPSDENKQILYAYVGTQVDVANLKLIIRAKEDGLDYDAISPYILDEGYQLREWKLKDLMESPDVTNVVSGLEGTKYSSALTDVMPVYNETGSVAVFEKALDVYASEYSKSLASKKPLGIGPIIGYLSQKENEIKNLKIIARAKREADFPNAKIMEMLI
- a CDS encoding V-type proton ATPase subunit E, which gives rise to MSGTDKIVSSIMSEAQEKADVIIQEVTAEVSAIQAKADKTAEVEKTRILENGKKQSDMRYQQIISEAKMNARRAKLGAKEEVIEAAFSQAVGELKEKASSRSADYEDSLIKMIKEAADEIGTDDLIIQLNEADTNQFKSEISPGNTFEVEGIKFELGEPINAIGGAILKTSNGDIEVNNTIEARLERFKSILRSEVANVLFK
- a CDS encoding V-type ATP synthase subunit I translates to MFKTARMRKIRIVTLDKYVAPTVDALHESGLIQVSDISESVQQDPELAELVTPSKATHYTGKLSSLLMKTNGISELLGNSISEGHGLKDTLMSFISPDMPVQKEVERLDTPAFIEKAEETLAKVESKTSVIEGKLAALDSETSELKSNKSLANRLINFDSDLALLKDSKYTSTTVGRINAESTSEIKNELSNLTDELEIFTVPMTGDDGLIVIVVTLKEFSDDVYSTLRKFDFEKIEVGDVEGTPQHVISSADSRLLTIESERAAVKNELRAVAEQWDDEILALKEQLENEKDKNEILSSFVQTKDAYILEAWVPVKDTEEVEQLVEKSSEGHCAFETIEIEGTDDEDVPILQQNGWYAKPFEFLVDMYSPVRYNEIDPTIFVAITFPFFFGFCLTDAVYGLVVSAIGVVMIKGIGKVKESMKSFGWILVWSGLWAVILGLITNGFIGDFPERIAGFRLPTVFAPVEAFKHPDTILLIAIAVGLIYTNIGFIIGAIDNLRYGNVKEAIGSQICWFVFEAGIILFALGYMMPAVGMAGMALGGILIIATIGMLVWANGAYGVMDIFGYMGDILSYARLLALCLATGGIAMTVNILAQMLNNMIPYAGIVLAIVVFIGGHIANFAFQVLGAFINALRLNYVEFFSQFFMSGKGKFEAFKANRTFTKLK
- a CDS encoding V-type ATP synthase subunit H; the encoded protein is MAEISDAIAMIKKAESDAEQLIADSQAQSKDMIAEANLKAEESVSEVKIAAEEEAQKTVFDAEDKAKKEAQSISEQSQIDVKSLKDKAMGNVDEAASIIVKNIL
- a CDS encoding V-type ATP synthase subunit K (produces ATP from ADP in the presence of a proton gradient across the membrane; the K subunit is a nonenzymatic component which binds the dimeric form by interacting with the G and E subunits), which produces MVEIALGTALAAIGAGVAIGFAGLGSGLGQGMAAAGSVGAVAEDNDMFARGIIFSALPETQAIYGFLVAILLLVFSGLLGGGQGLPTEAGIVAIGVGASIGFAGLGSGMGQGMAAASSVGAIVEDNDMFARGIIFSALPETQAIYGFLIAILLMVFGGILG
- a CDS encoding V-type ATP synthase subunit F, translating into MSSVAVIGDIDTVSGFRLGGVKQAVVVKTAEEAIAAFDKFLEDEISIIIITQLMANEIREHINRKIGSSVLPMIIEIPDKDGSSEGSSDQINDLIRRVIGVEMVK
- a CDS encoding ATP synthase subunit A codes for the protein MIIEGNIIKIAGPVIVADGMRGAQMLEMVRVGNEKLIGEIIELEGDTATIQVYEETAGIQPGEVVECTGGALSVELGPGVMSSIFDGIQRPLRIIREASGDFIARGIDVDSINKEKKWEFKPVAKVGDVLKAGDVLGEVQETSAVLHKIMVPPALEGEVTEIAAEGEYTILEDIAEVGGQKVQMLQKWPVKKSRPYVRKLDPDVPLVTGQRAQDTFFSVAKGGAAAIPGPFGSGKTVTQQQLAKWADADIVVYIGCGERGNEMTEVLTEFPYLEDPKTGNPLMDRTVLIANTSNMPVAAREACVYTGITIAEYYRDQGYDVALMADSTSRWAEAMREISGRLEEMPGEEGYPAYLASRLAQFYERAGRVETIGSEPHVASISVVGAVSPPGGDLSEPVTQNTLRICKVFWALDASLADKRHFPSIDWLQSYSLYVDSIEGWWAENVAADWRATRDQAMSLLQKESELQEIVQLVGPDALPETDQATLETTRMLREDFLQQNAFDEVDTYCAPTKQYQMLKTILLFYKESLAAVNRGAPISTIASLPVKEEIGKMKYIPQDEFDAKIADIQAAVVKQCSEA